One Natronomonas moolapensis 8.8.11 genomic region harbors:
- a CDS encoding DUF5804 family protein, with translation MTRVCLVGDGDVELRYELLSRETSRAALSTYDLAAPYENTVAVETVSLGAAVALLNDLEWYLVRFAREALVLDPSVSKKEWLSRALAAAIRDDGLDHANSGRFLKLFGVDDGRLLEPMFVTRTGPELPAYDLHDVEDTLAVRVTESEFGA, from the coding sequence ATGACGCGAGTGTGTCTCGTCGGCGACGGGGACGTCGAGTTGCGGTACGAACTCCTCAGCCGCGAGACGTCGCGGGCGGCGCTTTCGACCTACGACCTCGCCGCACCCTACGAGAACACGGTCGCCGTCGAGACGGTCTCGCTGGGCGCCGCCGTTGCGCTGTTGAACGACCTCGAGTGGTATCTGGTCCGGTTCGCCCGCGAGGCGCTCGTCCTCGATCCGTCGGTGAGTAAAAAAGAGTGGCTCTCTCGCGCGCTCGCGGCCGCGATCCGCGACGACGGCCTCGACCACGCCAATTCGGGGCGGTTTCTGAAGCTGTTCGGCGTCGACGACGGCCGGCTCCTCGAACCGATGTTCGTGACCCGAACCGGGCCGGAACTCCCGGCATACGACCTCCACGACGTCGAAGACACCCTCGCCGTCCGGGTGACCGAATCCGAGTTCGGCGCGTAG
- a CDS encoding DUF5793 family protein, with amino-acid sequence MRRDYFTLETAGVTAEESEEPSVSITYEGPTDELETRLRRDDGQLDGDGVDVAYRLHEPLDTDAPAGVFAVSDRITGEYVLEVNATSAPVLSVVEAASADADGRYRLVIETDGGTRLAEYDKSTLLVYDGDGNLLRDRSLIPSGVEI; translated from the coding sequence ATGCGGCGTGACTACTTCACTCTGGAGACGGCGGGCGTGACGGCCGAGGAATCGGAAGAGCCGAGCGTGTCGATCACGTACGAGGGACCGACCGACGAACTCGAAACGCGACTCCGCCGCGACGACGGCCAACTCGACGGCGACGGGGTCGACGTGGCCTACCGGTTGCACGAGCCACTCGACACCGACGCGCCGGCGGGTGTCTTCGCGGTGTCGGACCGCATCACTGGCGAGTACGTCCTCGAGGTCAACGCCACGAGCGCCCCGGTACTCTCGGTCGTCGAGGCGGCCAGCGCCGACGCCGACGGTCGGTACCGCCTCGTCATCGAGACCGACGGGGGAACCCGACTGGCGGAATACGACAAGTCGACGCTTCTGGTGTACGACGGCGACGGGAACCTGCTCCGGGATCGGAGCCTCATCCCCAGCGGCGTCGAGATCTGA
- a CDS encoding type II/IV secretion system ATPase subunit, translated as MSRDDASVRPEEHSTRSVRQRLARAVESLRGSSIPEESYRPGEHGRIVGDRTFDGERVEAYWLNAPFSYAVITHDDEENEHRYYAVEPDLDRFERDVLETLYDDVRVPLLYTEHGGNPEDVLRSELRTRLERYGVEPDVAGFYRLYYYLYRRFQGFGKVDPLMHDPYIEDISCDGYNLPLYAYHDGYQDIETNVSFEETGLDSYIVRMAQQAGRHISVGNPIVETTLVDGSRAELALGEEVTPHGSAFTIRKYSDEPFTPIDLLEFGTFSLGQMAYLWLGIEHNKNIVFAGGTASGKTTSMNAISMFVPPRSKLITIEDTRELSLYHDNWLSCVTRERLDEAANVTMYDLLRSSLRHRPEYIIVGEVRGEEAITLFQAMNTGHTTLSTMHADSVQTVINRLENEPINVPRPMVQSLDILCVQRLARFGSERVRRAGTIAEIEGIDQRTGELDYTGAYNWDSATDTFSEGTEKLTEEIREERGWSKTELLRELQRRRRFLAFLQERGISQYEQFTAMVNRYYAVPEEVMGRIEAAEADGRVDLDAGAVVDPGSNEAEPRSG; from the coding sequence ATGTCTCGAGACGACGCGTCCGTTCGCCCGGAAGAGCACTCGACCCGATCGGTCCGACAGCGACTCGCCCGGGCGGTCGAGTCGCTCCGTGGGTCGTCGATCCCCGAGGAGTCGTATCGCCCCGGAGAGCACGGCCGAATCGTCGGAGACCGGACCTTCGATGGCGAGCGGGTCGAGGCGTACTGGCTGAACGCGCCTTTCTCCTACGCCGTTATTACGCACGACGACGAGGAGAACGAACACCGTTATTACGCCGTCGAACCCGACCTCGACCGTTTCGAACGCGACGTCCTCGAAACGCTATACGACGACGTTCGGGTGCCACTTTTGTACACCGAACACGGGGGCAATCCGGAGGACGTTCTCAGATCCGAGCTCCGAACGCGGCTCGAACGGTACGGTGTCGAGCCGGACGTCGCCGGGTTTTATCGGCTGTACTACTACCTCTATCGACGGTTCCAGGGGTTCGGCAAGGTCGATCCGTTGATGCACGATCCCTACATAGAGGACATCTCCTGTGACGGGTACAACCTCCCGCTGTACGCCTACCACGACGGGTATCAGGACATCGAGACGAACGTCTCCTTCGAGGAGACCGGCCTCGACAGCTACATTGTTCGGATGGCCCAACAGGCCGGACGGCACATCTCGGTCGGGAATCCGATCGTCGAAACGACGCTCGTCGACGGCTCCCGCGCGGAGTTGGCGCTGGGGGAGGAGGTGACGCCGCACGGATCGGCCTTCACTATCCGGAAGTACAGCGACGAGCCGTTCACCCCGATCGACCTGCTCGAGTTCGGCACCTTCTCGCTTGGGCAGATGGCGTACCTGTGGCTGGGGATCGAACACAACAAGAACATCGTCTTCGCCGGCGGGACCGCCTCCGGGAAAACGACCTCGATGAACGCCATCTCGATGTTCGTCCCGCCGCGATCGAAGCTGATCACCATCGAGGACACCCGCGAACTGTCGCTGTATCACGACAACTGGCTGTCGTGTGTGACCCGCGAGCGCCTCGACGAGGCCGCGAACGTCACGATGTACGACCTGTTGCGGTCGTCGCTTCGGCACCGCCCCGAGTACATCATCGTCGGCGAGGTCCGCGGCGAAGAGGCGATAACGCTGTTTCAGGCGATGAACACGGGGCATACGACGCTTTCGACGATGCACGCCGACTCGGTCCAGACAGTCATCAACCGCCTCGAGAACGAGCCGATCAACGTGCCGCGGCCGATGGTACAGTCGCTCGATATCCTCTGCGTTCAGCGGCTCGCTCGCTTCGGCAGCGAGCGCGTCCGGCGGGCGGGGACGATCGCCGAGATCGAGGGGATCGACCAACGGACCGGCGAGCTCGACTACACCGGGGCGTACAACTGGGACTCCGCGACCGACACGTTCAGCGAAGGGACCGAAAAGCTGACCGAGGAGATTCGCGAGGAACGCGGCTGGTCGAAGACCGAACTGCTCAGAGAGCTACAGCGGCGGCGGCGGTTTCTGGCGTTCCTCCAGGAACGGGGGATCTCACAGTACGAGCAGTTCACGGCGATGGTCAACCGATACTACGCCGTCCCCGAAGAGGTGATGGGTCGGATCGAAGCGGCCGAGGCCGACGGTCGCGTCGACCTCGACGCCGGGGCGGTCGTCGACCCCGGATCGAACGAGGCCGAGCCGCGGAGCGGATAG
- a CDS encoding type II secretion system F family protein produces MLWVLPLVAAIGLLGAFLAAPYSPRIDAAVTRLAFLLLGGRGIEIDVEREQALRSAAIGVPYREYAAKTYIYTAGAGVAGAVVGVYLGAAGLFVLASPGLSFDPNATIETSNVVQLGVFLLSGALLSAVAVGATYELRWRLPSVRADGRARRIDAGLPRTVAFTYALTRGGMSFPDVLRTLSDNERVFGEGAAEVDVAVRNIDLFNVDLVTAVQDLSENTPSERFGTFTENLSSVLQSGGDVSEFLREQYERYRDEAEEQQAEILNLLATTAEVYVTVIVAGMLFLITILLIIGLTAGDTLLAMRVLTYVIVPAANVLFLAYLLDVTRPLRAAGDEHEDDREDERGKVADRGRDPDQKRSGEGITAGRAVESDGGYTRPGAAADHERLFAYRRLRSVRETLASPLASLVDRPRLLLYLTVPIAVVATVVRLPAILAGGSVDVRALDDVLIQAAIFLSGTFAVVYEYSRRRLKRLESAVPELLERLASLNEAGISVVSSFDRVRRGDIGELDAEVNRIWRDIQWGATTEEALSRFETRVRTPSVTRVVTLITNAMHASNEIGPVLRIAAEQARSDLQLRRQRRQEMFTYLVVVYVSFFVFLVVIGALEYVLIPSLPDVGSIGGGAAGGAGGVGGAGPLGGFDGGDRDAYRLVFVHTAFIQSLLSGLAAGVMGSGSVKAGMKHAAVMLSISYVLLTFAI; encoded by the coding sequence ATGCTTTGGGTGCTCCCGCTCGTTGCGGCGATCGGCCTCCTCGGTGCGTTCCTCGCGGCGCCGTATAGTCCCCGGATCGATGCCGCGGTCACGCGGCTCGCGTTTTTGCTCCTCGGCGGGCGCGGCATCGAAATCGACGTCGAGCGAGAGCAGGCGCTCCGATCGGCGGCGATCGGCGTCCCCTACCGGGAGTACGCTGCAAAGACGTACATCTACACCGCCGGTGCCGGGGTCGCGGGTGCGGTCGTCGGCGTGTACCTCGGCGCGGCGGGGCTGTTCGTGCTCGCCTCGCCGGGGCTGTCGTTCGATCCGAACGCGACGATCGAGACGTCGAACGTCGTGCAGCTGGGGGTGTTCCTCCTGAGCGGCGCCCTCCTCAGCGCGGTCGCAGTGGGGGCGACCTACGAACTCCGCTGGCGGCTGCCGTCGGTTCGAGCGGACGGGCGCGCGAGGCGGATCGACGCCGGCCTCCCCCGTACGGTCGCGTTCACCTACGCTCTGACCCGCGGCGGAATGTCGTTTCCGGACGTGCTCCGGACGCTCTCGGACAACGAGCGGGTGTTCGGCGAGGGCGCTGCCGAGGTCGACGTCGCCGTCCGGAACATCGACCTGTTCAACGTCGACCTCGTGACGGCCGTCCAGGACCTCTCGGAGAACACCCCCTCCGAGCGCTTCGGCACGTTCACCGAGAACCTCTCCAGCGTTCTCCAAAGCGGCGGCGACGTCTCGGAGTTCCTCCGCGAACAGTACGAGCGCTACCGCGACGAGGCCGAAGAGCAGCAAGCGGAGATACTCAACCTCCTCGCGACGACCGCGGAGGTGTACGTGACGGTGATCGTCGCCGGTATGTTGTTTCTCATTACTATCCTGTTGATAATCGGGCTTACGGCCGGCGACACGCTCTTGGCGATGCGGGTGTTGACGTACGTCATCGTTCCCGCCGCGAACGTGTTGTTTTTGGCGTACCTTCTCGACGTTACCCGGCCGCTCCGCGCGGCGGGAGACGAACACGAGGACGACCGCGAGGACGAACGCGGGAAGGTGGCCGACCGCGGGCGCGACCCCGACCAGAAGCGTTCGGGCGAGGGAATCACCGCCGGCCGTGCCGTGGAGAGCGACGGCGGCTACACCCGTCCGGGAGCGGCGGCCGACCACGAACGGCTGTTCGCCTATCGACGGCTCCGGTCGGTCAGGGAAACGCTCGCCTCGCCGCTGGCGTCTCTCGTCGATCGGCCACGGTTGCTCCTGTATCTCACCGTTCCGATCGCGGTCGTCGCGACCGTCGTTCGGCTGCCGGCGATCCTCGCCGGCGGAAGCGTCGACGTCCGGGCACTCGACGACGTCCTGATTCAGGCGGCGATCTTTCTGAGCGGGACGTTCGCCGTCGTCTACGAGTACAGCAGGCGTCGGCTCAAACGACTCGAATCGGCCGTTCCGGAGCTTCTCGAGCGGCTCGCCAGCCTCAACGAGGCCGGCATCTCGGTCGTCTCCTCGTTCGATCGGGTCCGTCGTGGCGACATCGGCGAGCTCGATGCGGAGGTCAACCGCATCTGGAGGGACATCCAGTGGGGCGCGACGACCGAGGAGGCGCTCTCGCGGTTCGAGACGCGCGTCCGAACGCCCTCCGTCACTCGCGTGGTCACGCTCATCACGAACGCGATGCACGCCTCGAACGAGATCGGACCGGTCCTCCGGATCGCGGCCGAGCAGGCCCGCTCGGACCTCCAGCTCCGCCGGCAGCGCCGACAGGAGATGTTCACGTACCTCGTCGTGGTGTACGTCTCGTTTTTCGTCTTTTTAGTCGTCATCGGCGCCCTGGAGTACGTCCTGATCCCGAGCCTGCCGGACGTGGGCAGCATCGGTGGGGGTGCGGCCGGCGGTGCCGGCGGCGTCGGCGGGGCGGGGCCGCTCGGGGGGTTCGACGGCGGCGACCGCGACGCCTATCGGCTCGTCTTCGTTCACACCGCGTTCATCCAGTCGCTACTCTCGGGGCTCGCCGCCGGCGTCATGGGCAGCGGGTCGGTCAAGGCCGGCATGAAACACGCGGCGGTCATGCTTTCGATCTCGTACGTCCTGTTGACGTTCGCGATCTGA
- a CDS encoding class I SAM-dependent methyltransferase has protein sequence MNDRAGVRATYDRIADHFSSTREYPWPEVESFCAGRRAATALDVGCGNGRHTELLAGHADRVLGLDVSHGLLSAARERAPGAALVAGDAASLPVADGAVGLAVYVATLHHLPTRRLRRESLDELARVLDDGGVALVSAWSTAADRFEADADTETGFDAEIDWTLPGGETVPRYYHIYAPAEFDADLGASDLAVVESFVSSGNCYAVVEPS, from the coding sequence ATGAACGATCGCGCCGGCGTCCGAGCGACGTACGACCGGATCGCCGATCACTTCTCTTCGACCCGCGAGTACCCCTGGCCGGAGGTCGAGTCCTTTTGTGCGGGGCGTCGCGCCGCCACTGCCCTCGACGTCGGCTGCGGGAACGGCCGCCACACCGAGCTGTTGGCCGGGCACGCCGATCGGGTCCTCGGCCTCGACGTGAGCCACGGACTGCTGTCGGCCGCCCGCGAGCGCGCCCCCGGAGCCGCCCTGGTCGCCGGCGACGCCGCCTCGCTGCCGGTCGCCGACGGAGCGGTCGGTCTTGCGGTATACGTCGCGACGCTGCATCACCTCCCGACGCGACGGCTCCGCCGGGAGAGCCTCGACGAACTCGCGCGTGTCCTTGACGACGGCGGGGTGGCGCTCGTTAGCGCCTGGAGTACCGCCGCTGACCGCTTCGAGGCCGACGCCGACACCGAGACGGGCTTCGATGCCGAGATCGATTGGACGCTTCCCGGCGGCGAGACGGTCCCGCGTTACTACCACATCTACGCGCCCGCGGAGTTCGATGCGGACCTCGGCGCGAGCGACCTCGCCGTCGTCGAGTCGTTCGTCTCCAGCGGGAACTGCTACGCCGTCGTCGAGCCGTCGTGA
- a CDS encoding YphA family protein yields MSDSSDTANGKPSLLGRVLFAGGLAALAVRNLTNLEGRVAYADAKGVPAADRLVPAATGLLLGGSLGIGTWKLPRLSGASVAAFFVGVTPLMHDFWAVDDDARDQELTSFLQNVTLLGAAVVFIGWATGE; encoded by the coding sequence ATGTCAGATTCATCGGACACAGCGAACGGCAAACCGTCGTTGCTCGGTCGAGTGCTCTTTGCAGGTGGGCTCGCCGCCCTCGCGGTACGCAACCTGACGAACCTCGAGGGACGCGTCGCCTACGCCGACGCCAAGGGCGTCCCGGCGGCCGACCGGCTGGTCCCGGCCGCGACCGGCCTCCTGCTCGGTGGGAGCCTCGGCATCGGGACCTGGAAGCTTCCCCGGCTGTCCGGGGCGAGCGTCGCGGCCTTCTTCGTCGGCGTCACCCCGCTCATGCACGACTTCTGGGCCGTCGACGACGACGCGCGCGATCAGGAACTCACGTCGTTCCTCCAGAACGTGACGCTGCTCGGCGCTGCCGTCGTCTTCATCGGTTGGGCGACCGGCGAGTAA
- a CDS encoding DUF1405 domain-containing protein, which yields MNVRGLFESDVPREDLPRYVAPLPEPLENLALNLVWPIVLVNLAGTAFGFYYYGFQLARTPTAMWPFVPDSPVATLFLAAALAAWKLGHGREWLTALAFLGNIILGGWTVWVHLAFWPEFGYLHPAMRQFLIWSHAAMVLQAFVLHRIAEFSPLGVGTATAWYALDTTVDYFIPVRGDLHHTFLPVAREEPLFLGADALGVAGAGAVGLLVFALYLAMATRVEKGRLRRDRSSGG from the coding sequence ATGAACGTCCGCGGGCTCTTCGAGTCCGACGTCCCCCGCGAGGACCTCCCCCGGTACGTCGCGCCGCTGCCCGAGCCACTCGAGAACCTCGCGTTGAATCTCGTCTGGCCGATCGTCCTCGTGAACCTCGCCGGGACGGCGTTCGGCTTCTACTACTACGGCTTCCAACTCGCCCGGACGCCCACGGCGATGTGGCCCTTCGTCCCCGACAGCCCCGTCGCGACGCTGTTTCTCGCCGCGGCGCTCGCGGCGTGGAAACTCGGCCACGGGCGGGAGTGGCTGACCGCGTTGGCCTTTCTCGGCAACATCATCCTGGGCGGGTGGACCGTCTGGGTCCACCTCGCGTTCTGGCCCGAGTTCGGCTACCTCCACCCCGCGATGCGGCAGTTTCTGATCTGGAGCCACGCCGCGATGGTGCTGCAGGCGTTCGTTCTCCACCGGATCGCCGAGTTCTCGCCGCTCGGCGTCGGCACCGCAACCGCGTGGTACGCCCTCGATACGACCGTCGATTACTTCATCCCGGTCCGTGGGGACCTCCATCACACGTTCCTCCCCGTCGCACGCGAGGAGCCGCTGTTCCTCGGCGCGGACGCCCTCGGCGTCGCCGGCGCCGGCGCAGTCGGCCTGTTGGTGTTCGCGCTTTACCTCGCGATGGCGACGCGGGTCGAAAAAGGACGCCTGCGGCGGGACCGATCGTCCGGCGGGTGA
- the pdxS gene encoding pyridoxal 5'-phosphate synthase lyase subunit PdxS has product MMSETDLEELKRGTDLVKRGFAKMQKGGVIMDVVTREQARVAEDSGAVAVMSLEAVPADIRKRGGVARMADPGALEEIIDEVSIPVMGKARIGHTAEAQILEATGADMIDESEVLTTADERYHIDKRELTSPFVCGARNLQEALRRIDEGAAMIRTKGEAGTGDVNQAVTHQRNIQRAIRMLSGMAYEERDEWAREHGAPRELVHETAEMGRLPVVNFAAGGIATPADAALMMQLGCDGIFVGSGIFGAENPQAMGEAVVAAVNNYDDPDTLKEIAKSPGKGMKGQANETMPEEEQLQGRGV; this is encoded by the coding sequence ATTATGAGTGAAACGGACCTCGAGGAACTCAAACGAGGCACGGACCTCGTAAAGCGTGGTTTCGCGAAGATGCAGAAGGGCGGCGTCATCATGGACGTCGTCACGCGCGAACAGGCCCGTGTCGCCGAGGACTCGGGCGCGGTCGCCGTCATGTCGCTCGAGGCGGTCCCCGCCGACATCCGAAAGCGTGGCGGCGTCGCCCGGATGGCCGACCCCGGTGCCCTAGAGGAGATCATCGACGAGGTCTCGATCCCGGTGATGGGGAAGGCCCGAATCGGTCACACTGCCGAGGCGCAGATCCTCGAGGCGACCGGCGCGGACATGATCGACGAGTCGGAGGTGCTCACGACCGCCGACGAGCGCTATCACATCGACAAGCGAGAGCTCACATCGCCGTTCGTCTGCGGGGCCCGAAACCTCCAGGAGGCGCTGCGACGGATCGACGAGGGCGCGGCGATGATCCGGACGAAAGGCGAAGCCGGGACCGGCGACGTGAACCAGGCCGTCACCCACCAGCGGAACATCCAGCGTGCGATCCGCATGCTCTCCGGGATGGCCTACGAGGAGCGCGACGAGTGGGCCAGAGAGCACGGGGCACCCCGCGAACTCGTCCACGAGACGGCCGAAATGGGCCGGCTTCCGGTGGTCAACTTCGCGGCGGGCGGGATCGCGACCCCCGCCGACGCCGCGCTCATGATGCAGTTGGGCTGTGACGGCATCTTCGTCGGCTCCGGCATCTTCGGCGCGGAGAACCCCCAGGCGATGGGCGAGGCGGTCGTCGCGGCCGTCAACAACTACGACGACCCGGACACGCTCAAGGAGATCGCCAAGTCCCCCGGCAAGGGCATGAAGGGTCAGGCGAACGAGACGATGCCCGAAGAGGAACAACTGCAGGGCCGCGGCGTCTGA
- a CDS encoding DUF373 family protein — MLLILCVDLDDDLGRKTSFDTPVVGRDAVESAAVALATADPEDSDVNVCFQGIHVHDNIDDESVEVAVVTGTAKADVSANRKVGEEVDTVLASLSTGEDVKAVVVTDGAQDESVLPVIRSRVPIDGVRRVVVRQAQDLESMYYTFKQVLADPETRGTILIPLGILLLIYPIAILADVIGLPGSTFGVISALLGLYVLFRGLGLEDTIDGALEGIRVGLFSGRVQLVTYVVAAALVVVGGVGGLDAIDRLTDADSGAIQPVAAFVYGAVQWAAAGGVVAALGRITDEYLAGGFRWRYLNAPFYVVAIAIVLHGVSAFFLSLPFAELSYLAVTLTTGTFLGVASTLAFAVAEQRYPRNRDPEVT; from the coding sequence ATGCTGTTGATCCTCTGTGTCGACCTCGACGACGACCTCGGCCGGAAGACGTCGTTCGACACCCCCGTCGTCGGCCGCGACGCTGTCGAGTCGGCCGCCGTCGCCTTGGCGACCGCCGACCCCGAGGACTCGGACGTCAACGTCTGTTTTCAGGGCATCCACGTCCACGACAACATCGACGACGAGTCCGTCGAGGTGGCCGTCGTCACGGGAACCGCCAAGGCGGACGTCTCGGCGAACCGAAAGGTCGGCGAGGAGGTCGATACGGTCCTCGCATCGCTGTCGACCGGCGAGGACGTCAAAGCGGTCGTCGTCACGGACGGCGCACAGGACGAAAGCGTCCTGCCGGTCATCCGGTCGCGAGTCCCGATCGACGGGGTTCGGCGCGTCGTCGTGCGGCAGGCCCAGGATCTCGAATCGATGTACTACACGTTCAAGCAGGTGCTTGCGGACCCCGAAACGCGGGGGACGATCCTCATCCCACTCGGTATTTTGCTTTTGATATACCCGATCGCCATCCTCGCCGACGTCATCGGCCTCCCCGGGTCGACGTTCGGCGTCATCTCGGCGCTGCTCGGGTTGTACGTCCTCTTTCGGGGGTTGGGTCTCGAGGACACGATCGACGGAGCGCTCGAGGGGATCCGCGTCGGGCTCTTCTCCGGGCGGGTCCAACTCGTCACGTACGTCGTCGCGGCGGCGCTCGTCGTCGTCGGAGGCGTCGGCGGCCTCGACGCGATAGATCGGCTCACGGACGCCGACTCCGGGGCGATCCAGCCGGTCGCGGCGTTCGTCTACGGGGCCGTCCAGTGGGCCGCCGCCGGCGGCGTGGTCGCCGCCCTCGGCCGGATCACGGACGAGTACCTCGCGGGTGGATTCCGGTGGCGGTACCTCAACGCCCCGTTCTACGTCGTCGCCATCGCCATCGTCCTCCATGGGGTGTCCGCGTTCTTCCTCTCGTTGCCGTTCGCCGAGTTGTCGTATCTCGCGGTGACGCTGACGACCGGGACGTTTCTCGGGGTGGCGAGCACGCTCGCGTTCGCCGTGGCGGAACAGCGCTATCCCCGGAATCGGGACCCCGAGGTCACGTGA